From the Megalops cyprinoides isolate fMegCyp1 chromosome 21, fMegCyp1.pri, whole genome shotgun sequence genome, one window contains:
- the LOC118796464 gene encoding ATPase family AAA domain-containing protein 2-like isoform X2, with the protein MVMLRSGSGAEPAAQKKPSELDTTSEFLSLQPSPRKSARRSSGDCSSYKNTPTNGYLSVKDDDNSAGRTLRTRAQKSKQGVSFADLNGQTTESPQEEAGKRFTRKSPRLQADGKASEEEQAGAPGQVEGTPTSRNPRCNPGGAEVNSTVRRSSRISRYKQSVLYDRLITNTAEAVLQKMDDMQKMRRRLRSRDTKDVNLGIYSGAKRKRSSEQTDEETADNQEDGNEGYTEDEGDEEEEEDEDEDDEDDEDVEEDNRKRYEVRQRKAVVRYQAPLDEPRKQTMFFNRHSSASSRRYRFSSTAPRSPYNRRRNSRRRHALHSSDTTSSSSSSSDDEERFERRRSKNRNRSMNRCLPLNFLKEDLLGIHKDRVKIGASLADVDPMQIDQSVRFESVGGLNSHIYALKEMVVFPLLYPEVFERFKIQPPRGCLFYGPPGTGKTLVARALANECSQGDKKVAFFMRKGADCLSKWVGESERQLRLLFDQAYQMRPSIIFFDEIDGLAPVRSSRQDQIHSSIVSTLLALMDGLDGRGEVVVIGATNRLDSIDPALRRPGRFDREFLFGLPDRDARKEILKIHTRQWNPQPSNAFLEELADHCVGYCGADIKAVCAEAALCALRRRYPQIYATSQKLQLDVASISIESRDFLTAMKKTVPASQRAVSSPAKALTPIIQPLLGTTLASILDSLQKLFPHARQGLVGRQETDLTASILDDDLMYSEDEGPSVFADGLIHKQAGPKGGFLRFDRSAVHQPTSHRPRLLLAGRPGSGQSSHLAPAVLHALERFTVYTLDMAVLFGVSSTSPEEACAQLFSEARRTAPSILYIPHIQLWWDTVGSALKATFLSLLQDIPPFSPILLLATCNVPHGSLFQEVQDLFRVEYGEVYDVQLPTQEERTKFFKDLVLNQAAKAPASKKKAVLQAMEVLPVAPPPPPRQLTEVELQRLEEQEEDTLRELRLFLRSVTDRLALDKRFKAFTKPVDIQEVPDYLSVIKQPMDLSTVLTKIDLHKYVTVKEFMHDVDLIWQNALEYNPDVDPSDRLIRHRACALKDTAHAIIRDELDEEFEKICEQIKESRSKRGCSTSRFAPSYYHVLPRTNMAGDSTKNCTSASKDSAQPAATSTPRVAASQKKKRRRSRWCNGIIAKKKSSSSTNPSKENPNAAESGEEEEEGEEEDEDGKMGESEEGEEEHALESGVEELEGCGDSSMECDPQQPKDLKPEHETQGGEQHDQAPAEGVEQLDHAPTEGDHIDRIPAEGRDQPTDSPAEVVDLRQKTASETTGPDKVEEGSLTEKGVGCMTRGRKSKVQQHIDVEKAMNILAQKTPQLVVDHEKLKELLRTVVSKTEGFEVYELEKLYALLCQSIYRHRKDYDKTALIQEMKKEIDSFT; encoded by the exons ATGGTGATGTTACGCAGCGGCTCGGGCGCTGAACCAGCAGCCCAGAAGAAGCCATCGGAACTGGACACGACCTCCGAGTTTCTATCCCTGCAGCCGTCACCGAGAAAGTCGGCTCGCCGGAGCTCTGGTGACTGTTCCAGCTACAAGAATACTCCGACAAAC GGGTATTTATCAGTGAAGGATGACGACAACAGTGCTGGACGAACTCTAAGGACGAGAGCACAGAAGAGCAAGCAGGGGGTTTCTTTTGCTGATCTGAACGGTCAAACGACAGAATCTCCACAAGAGGAGGCAGGGAAAAGGTTCACAAG GAAATCTCCAAGGTTGCAGGCTGATGGAAAAGCAAGCGAGGAGGAGCAAGCAG GTGCCCCAGGCCAGGTAGAGGGGACACCCACTTCCAGAAACCCCCGGTGTAATCCTGGAGGAGCAGAGGTCAACAGCACAGTACGACGTAGCTCCAGAATCTCGAGATACAAGCAGTCTGTCCTCTATGACAGACTCATTACCAA CACTGCAGAAGCCGTTCTCCAGAAGATGGATGACATGCAGAAGATGCGGCGTCGGCTGAGAAGCAGAGACACTAAAGACGTG AATCTTGGAATCTATTCTGGAGCTAAGAGAAAAAGAAGTTCTGAGCAGACAGATGAGGAAACGGCCGACAATCAAGAGGATGGGAATgaag GGTATACTGAAGATgagggagatgaggaggaggaagaggatgaagacGAAGATGACGAAGACGATGAGGATGTTGAAGAAGACAATCGGAAACGCTACGAAGTCCGGCAGAGAAAAGCTGTGGTTCGCTACCAGGCGCCACTAGATG AACCGAGAAAACAGACCATGTTTTTCAACAGACATTCTTCTGCCAGTTCAAGGAGGTATAGATTCAGCTCTACAGCACCAAGGAGCCCCTACAACCGTAGGAGGAATAGCAG acGACGACATGCCCTTCACAGCAGCGACACCACATCCTCTTCCTCGTCTTCCTCTGACGATGAGGAGCGCTTTGAGAGGCGGAGGAGTAAGAACCGAAACAGGTCAATGAACAG ATGCCTCCCGCTGAATTTCCTCAAAGAAGACCTGTTGGGGATCCACAAGGACAGAGTGAAAATTGGTGCTAGTCTTGCTGATGTTGACCCCATGCAGATCGATCAGTCG GTGCGTTTTGAAAGCGTCGGGGGTCTCAACAGTCACATCTATGCCTTAAAGGAGATGGTGGTCTTCCCTCTGCTCTACCCTGAGGTGTTCGAGAGGTTCAAGATCCAGCCTCCAAG GGGCTGCCTGTTCTACGGGCCCCCAGGTACTGGCAAAACCCTGGTGGCGAGGGCCTTGGCCAATGAGTGCAGCCAAGGGGACAAGAAGGTGGCCTTCTTCATGCGGAAGGGGGCTGACTGCCTGAGCAAGTGGGTGGGCGAGTCAGAGAGGCAGCTGAGACTGCTCTTTGATCAG GCCTATCAGATGCGGCCATCGATTATTTTCTTTGATGAAATTGACGGGTTGGCTCCAGTTCGATCCAGCCGGCAAGACCAGATACACAG CTCCATCGTCTCCACTCTGTTGGCCCTGATGGATGGTCTGGATGGCCGGGGGGAAGTGGTGGTGATCGGAGCCACAAACCGGCTTGATTCCATCGACCCCGCCCTCAGGAGACCAGGGCGCTTCGACAGGGAGTTCCTCTTCGGCCTCCCAGACAGAGAT GCTCGGAAAGAAATCTTGAAAATACACACGAGACAGTGGAACCCCCAACCCTCCAATGCTTTCCTTGAGGAATTGGCTGACCATTGTGTTG GTTACTGTGGCGCAGACATCAAGGCGGTGTGCGCGGAGGCGGCCCTGTGCGCCCTGCGGCGCCGCTACCCCCAGATCTACGCCACCTCCcagaagctgcagctggacGTGGCGTCCATCAGCATCGAGAGCCGGGACTTCCTGACGGCCATGAAGAAGACGGTGCCCGCCTCCCAGCGCGCCGTGTCCTCCCCGGCCAAAGCCCTGACGCCCATCATCCAGCCCCTGCTGGGCACCACGCTGGCGAGCATCCTGGACAGCCTGCAGAAGCTGTTCCCCCACGCCAGGCAGGGCCTCGTGGGGAGGCAGGAGACCG ATCTCACTGCCAGTATTCTCGATGACGACCTGATGTACAGTGAGGACGAGGGACCCTCCGTGTTTGCAGACGGCCTCATTCACAAGCAGGCCGGTCCCAAAGGGGGCTTTCTGCGGTTCGACAG GAGCGCGGTCCACCAGCCCACCTCCCACCGGCCCCGGCTGCTGCTGGCGGGACGTCCCGGCTCGGGGCAGAGCTCGCACCTCGCCCCGGCGGTGCTCCACGCCCTGGAGCGGTTCACAGTGTACACGCTGGACATGGCCGTGCTGTTCGGGGTCAGCTCCACGTCTCCCGAAGAGGCCTGCGCCCAG CTCTTCAGCGAGGCGAGGAGGACGGCACCCAGCATCCTGTACATCCCCCACATCCAGCTGTGGTGGGACACGGTGGGCTCCGCCCTCAAAGCCACCTTCCTCAGCCTGCTCCAGGACatcccccccttctcccccatCCTGCTGCTGGCCACCTGCAACGTGCCCCACGGGAGCCTCTTCCAGGAG GTTCAGGATCTGTTTCGTGTTGAATATGGAGAGGTGTATGATGTCCAGCTGCCCACCCAGGAAGAGAGGACAAAGTTCTTTAAGGATCTCGTTCTGAATCAAGCAGCCAAAGCACCTGCGTCTAAGAAAAAAGCTG TCCTGCAGGCCATGGAGGTGCTTCCCGTGGCCCCGCCTCCGCCTCCACGCCAGTTGACAGAGGTGGAGCTCCAGCgcctggaggagcaggaggaggacaCCCTGAGGGAGCTCCGCCTCTTCCTGCGCAGCGTCACAGACCGCCTGGCCCTGGACAAGCGCTTCAAGGCCTTCACCAAACCGGTGGACATCCAGGAG gtTCCTGACTATCTGTCGGTTATCAAGCAGCCCATGGACCTGTCCACCGTGCTGACAAAGATTGACCTGCACAAGTATGTGACTGTGAAGGAGTTCATGCATGATGTGGATCTGATCTGGCAAAATGCACTGGAGTACAACCCAGACGTCGATCCTTCAG ATCGGTTGATCCGCCATCGGGCATGTGCCCTGAAGGACACAGCGCACGCCATCATCAGAGATGAACTGGACGAGGAGTTTGAAAAGATCTGTGAACAAATCAAGGAGTCCCGCTCCAAAAGAG GTTGTTCAACCTCACGGTTTGCCCCATCCTACTATCACGTTCTGCCAAGGACGAATATGGCGGGGGATTCTACCAAAAATTGTACGAGTGCCTCTAAAGATTCTGCCCAACCAGCAGCAACAAGCACACCACGTGTAGCAG CCTCTCAAAAGAAAAAGCGCAGGCGAAGCCGCTGGTGTAACGGCATCATCGCAAAAAAGAAGTCTTCCTCCTCGACTAACCCCTCCAAAGAGAACCCCAATGCGGCGGAgtcaggggaggaggaggaagagggggaggaagaggatgaagatGGGAAGATGGGAGAGAGTGAAGAGGGTGAAGAGGAGCACGCTCTGGAGTCAggtgtggaggagctggagggctGTGGGGACTCTTCTATGGAGTGTGACCCACAGCAGCCCAAGGATCTCAAACCAGAGCACGAGacacagggcggagagcagcaTGACCAGGCCCCCGCAGAGGGTGTAGAGCAGCTTGACCACGCGCCAACAGAAGGTGACCATATAGACCGCATCCCAGCAGAAGGCAGAGACCAACCTACCGACAGCCCTGCTGAGGTGGTAGATCTAAGACAGAAAACCGCCTCAGAGACCACAGGGCCTGACAAGGTAGAGGAAGGCAGTCTCACAG AAAAGGGAGTGGGATGCATGACCCGTGGGAGGAAGAGTAAGGTGCAGCAGCACATCGATGTGGAGAAGGCCATGAACATCCTGGCCCAGAAGACCCCACAGCTGGTCGTCGACCACGAGAAGCTGAAG GAATTGCTAAGAACAGTAGTTTCCAAGACTGAGGGTTTTGAGGTGTATGAACTGGAGAAGCTTTACGCATTGCTGTGCCAGAGCATTTACAGACATCGGAAAGACTACGATAAGACTGCACTTATTCAG gaaatgaaaaaagaaatcgACAGCTTTACATAA
- the LOC118796464 gene encoding ATPase family AAA domain-containing protein 2-like isoform X1: MVMLRSGSGAEPAAQKKPSELDTTSEFLSLQPSPRKSARRSSGDCSSYKNTPTNGYLSVKDDDNSAGRTLRTRAQKSKQGVSFADLNGQTTESPQEEAGKRFTRKSPRLQADGKASEEEQAGAPGQVEGTPTSRNPRCNPGGAEVNSTVRRSSRISRYKQSVLYDRLITNTAEAVLQKMDDMQKMRRRLRSRDTKDVNLGIYSGAKRKRSSEQTDEETADNQEDGNEGYTEDEGDEEEEEDEDEDDEDDEDVEEDNRKRYEVRQRKAVVRYQAPLDEPRKQTMFFNRHSSASSRRYRFSSTAPRSPYNRRRNSRNGSLDGRRHALHSSDTTSSSSSSSDDEERFERRRSKNRNRSMNRCLPLNFLKEDLLGIHKDRVKIGASLADVDPMQIDQSVRFESVGGLNSHIYALKEMVVFPLLYPEVFERFKIQPPRGCLFYGPPGTGKTLVARALANECSQGDKKVAFFMRKGADCLSKWVGESERQLRLLFDQAYQMRPSIIFFDEIDGLAPVRSSRQDQIHSSIVSTLLALMDGLDGRGEVVVIGATNRLDSIDPALRRPGRFDREFLFGLPDRDARKEILKIHTRQWNPQPSNAFLEELADHCVGYCGADIKAVCAEAALCALRRRYPQIYATSQKLQLDVASISIESRDFLTAMKKTVPASQRAVSSPAKALTPIIQPLLGTTLASILDSLQKLFPHARQGLVGRQETDLTASILDDDLMYSEDEGPSVFADGLIHKQAGPKGGFLRFDRSAVHQPTSHRPRLLLAGRPGSGQSSHLAPAVLHALERFTVYTLDMAVLFGVSSTSPEEACAQLFSEARRTAPSILYIPHIQLWWDTVGSALKATFLSLLQDIPPFSPILLLATCNVPHGSLFQEVQDLFRVEYGEVYDVQLPTQEERTKFFKDLVLNQAAKAPASKKKAVLQAMEVLPVAPPPPPRQLTEVELQRLEEQEEDTLRELRLFLRSVTDRLALDKRFKAFTKPVDIQEVPDYLSVIKQPMDLSTVLTKIDLHKYVTVKEFMHDVDLIWQNALEYNPDVDPSDRLIRHRACALKDTAHAIIRDELDEEFEKICEQIKESRSKRGCSTSRFAPSYYHVLPRTNMAGDSTKNCTSASKDSAQPAATSTPRVAASQKKKRRRSRWCNGIIAKKKSSSSTNPSKENPNAAESGEEEEEGEEEDEDGKMGESEEGEEEHALESGVEELEGCGDSSMECDPQQPKDLKPEHETQGGEQHDQAPAEGVEQLDHAPTEGDHIDRIPAEGRDQPTDSPAEVVDLRQKTASETTGPDKVEEGSLTEKGVGCMTRGRKSKVQQHIDVEKAMNILAQKTPQLVVDHEKLKELLRTVVSKTEGFEVYELEKLYALLCQSIYRHRKDYDKTALIQEMKKEIDSFT, encoded by the exons ATGGTGATGTTACGCAGCGGCTCGGGCGCTGAACCAGCAGCCCAGAAGAAGCCATCGGAACTGGACACGACCTCCGAGTTTCTATCCCTGCAGCCGTCACCGAGAAAGTCGGCTCGCCGGAGCTCTGGTGACTGTTCCAGCTACAAGAATACTCCGACAAAC GGGTATTTATCAGTGAAGGATGACGACAACAGTGCTGGACGAACTCTAAGGACGAGAGCACAGAAGAGCAAGCAGGGGGTTTCTTTTGCTGATCTGAACGGTCAAACGACAGAATCTCCACAAGAGGAGGCAGGGAAAAGGTTCACAAG GAAATCTCCAAGGTTGCAGGCTGATGGAAAAGCAAGCGAGGAGGAGCAAGCAG GTGCCCCAGGCCAGGTAGAGGGGACACCCACTTCCAGAAACCCCCGGTGTAATCCTGGAGGAGCAGAGGTCAACAGCACAGTACGACGTAGCTCCAGAATCTCGAGATACAAGCAGTCTGTCCTCTATGACAGACTCATTACCAA CACTGCAGAAGCCGTTCTCCAGAAGATGGATGACATGCAGAAGATGCGGCGTCGGCTGAGAAGCAGAGACACTAAAGACGTG AATCTTGGAATCTATTCTGGAGCTAAGAGAAAAAGAAGTTCTGAGCAGACAGATGAGGAAACGGCCGACAATCAAGAGGATGGGAATgaag GGTATACTGAAGATgagggagatgaggaggaggaagaggatgaagacGAAGATGACGAAGACGATGAGGATGTTGAAGAAGACAATCGGAAACGCTACGAAGTCCGGCAGAGAAAAGCTGTGGTTCGCTACCAGGCGCCACTAGATG AACCGAGAAAACAGACCATGTTTTTCAACAGACATTCTTCTGCCAGTTCAAGGAGGTATAGATTCAGCTCTACAGCACCAAGGAGCCCCTACAACCGTAGGAGGAATAGCAG GAATGGTTCTCTAGATGG acGACGACATGCCCTTCACAGCAGCGACACCACATCCTCTTCCTCGTCTTCCTCTGACGATGAGGAGCGCTTTGAGAGGCGGAGGAGTAAGAACCGAAACAGGTCAATGAACAG ATGCCTCCCGCTGAATTTCCTCAAAGAAGACCTGTTGGGGATCCACAAGGACAGAGTGAAAATTGGTGCTAGTCTTGCTGATGTTGACCCCATGCAGATCGATCAGTCG GTGCGTTTTGAAAGCGTCGGGGGTCTCAACAGTCACATCTATGCCTTAAAGGAGATGGTGGTCTTCCCTCTGCTCTACCCTGAGGTGTTCGAGAGGTTCAAGATCCAGCCTCCAAG GGGCTGCCTGTTCTACGGGCCCCCAGGTACTGGCAAAACCCTGGTGGCGAGGGCCTTGGCCAATGAGTGCAGCCAAGGGGACAAGAAGGTGGCCTTCTTCATGCGGAAGGGGGCTGACTGCCTGAGCAAGTGGGTGGGCGAGTCAGAGAGGCAGCTGAGACTGCTCTTTGATCAG GCCTATCAGATGCGGCCATCGATTATTTTCTTTGATGAAATTGACGGGTTGGCTCCAGTTCGATCCAGCCGGCAAGACCAGATACACAG CTCCATCGTCTCCACTCTGTTGGCCCTGATGGATGGTCTGGATGGCCGGGGGGAAGTGGTGGTGATCGGAGCCACAAACCGGCTTGATTCCATCGACCCCGCCCTCAGGAGACCAGGGCGCTTCGACAGGGAGTTCCTCTTCGGCCTCCCAGACAGAGAT GCTCGGAAAGAAATCTTGAAAATACACACGAGACAGTGGAACCCCCAACCCTCCAATGCTTTCCTTGAGGAATTGGCTGACCATTGTGTTG GTTACTGTGGCGCAGACATCAAGGCGGTGTGCGCGGAGGCGGCCCTGTGCGCCCTGCGGCGCCGCTACCCCCAGATCTACGCCACCTCCcagaagctgcagctggacGTGGCGTCCATCAGCATCGAGAGCCGGGACTTCCTGACGGCCATGAAGAAGACGGTGCCCGCCTCCCAGCGCGCCGTGTCCTCCCCGGCCAAAGCCCTGACGCCCATCATCCAGCCCCTGCTGGGCACCACGCTGGCGAGCATCCTGGACAGCCTGCAGAAGCTGTTCCCCCACGCCAGGCAGGGCCTCGTGGGGAGGCAGGAGACCG ATCTCACTGCCAGTATTCTCGATGACGACCTGATGTACAGTGAGGACGAGGGACCCTCCGTGTTTGCAGACGGCCTCATTCACAAGCAGGCCGGTCCCAAAGGGGGCTTTCTGCGGTTCGACAG GAGCGCGGTCCACCAGCCCACCTCCCACCGGCCCCGGCTGCTGCTGGCGGGACGTCCCGGCTCGGGGCAGAGCTCGCACCTCGCCCCGGCGGTGCTCCACGCCCTGGAGCGGTTCACAGTGTACACGCTGGACATGGCCGTGCTGTTCGGGGTCAGCTCCACGTCTCCCGAAGAGGCCTGCGCCCAG CTCTTCAGCGAGGCGAGGAGGACGGCACCCAGCATCCTGTACATCCCCCACATCCAGCTGTGGTGGGACACGGTGGGCTCCGCCCTCAAAGCCACCTTCCTCAGCCTGCTCCAGGACatcccccccttctcccccatCCTGCTGCTGGCCACCTGCAACGTGCCCCACGGGAGCCTCTTCCAGGAG GTTCAGGATCTGTTTCGTGTTGAATATGGAGAGGTGTATGATGTCCAGCTGCCCACCCAGGAAGAGAGGACAAAGTTCTTTAAGGATCTCGTTCTGAATCAAGCAGCCAAAGCACCTGCGTCTAAGAAAAAAGCTG TCCTGCAGGCCATGGAGGTGCTTCCCGTGGCCCCGCCTCCGCCTCCACGCCAGTTGACAGAGGTGGAGCTCCAGCgcctggaggagcaggaggaggacaCCCTGAGGGAGCTCCGCCTCTTCCTGCGCAGCGTCACAGACCGCCTGGCCCTGGACAAGCGCTTCAAGGCCTTCACCAAACCGGTGGACATCCAGGAG gtTCCTGACTATCTGTCGGTTATCAAGCAGCCCATGGACCTGTCCACCGTGCTGACAAAGATTGACCTGCACAAGTATGTGACTGTGAAGGAGTTCATGCATGATGTGGATCTGATCTGGCAAAATGCACTGGAGTACAACCCAGACGTCGATCCTTCAG ATCGGTTGATCCGCCATCGGGCATGTGCCCTGAAGGACACAGCGCACGCCATCATCAGAGATGAACTGGACGAGGAGTTTGAAAAGATCTGTGAACAAATCAAGGAGTCCCGCTCCAAAAGAG GTTGTTCAACCTCACGGTTTGCCCCATCCTACTATCACGTTCTGCCAAGGACGAATATGGCGGGGGATTCTACCAAAAATTGTACGAGTGCCTCTAAAGATTCTGCCCAACCAGCAGCAACAAGCACACCACGTGTAGCAG CCTCTCAAAAGAAAAAGCGCAGGCGAAGCCGCTGGTGTAACGGCATCATCGCAAAAAAGAAGTCTTCCTCCTCGACTAACCCCTCCAAAGAGAACCCCAATGCGGCGGAgtcaggggaggaggaggaagagggggaggaagaggatgaagatGGGAAGATGGGAGAGAGTGAAGAGGGTGAAGAGGAGCACGCTCTGGAGTCAggtgtggaggagctggagggctGTGGGGACTCTTCTATGGAGTGTGACCCACAGCAGCCCAAGGATCTCAAACCAGAGCACGAGacacagggcggagagcagcaTGACCAGGCCCCCGCAGAGGGTGTAGAGCAGCTTGACCACGCGCCAACAGAAGGTGACCATATAGACCGCATCCCAGCAGAAGGCAGAGACCAACCTACCGACAGCCCTGCTGAGGTGGTAGATCTAAGACAGAAAACCGCCTCAGAGACCACAGGGCCTGACAAGGTAGAGGAAGGCAGTCTCACAG AAAAGGGAGTGGGATGCATGACCCGTGGGAGGAAGAGTAAGGTGCAGCAGCACATCGATGTGGAGAAGGCCATGAACATCCTGGCCCAGAAGACCCCACAGCTGGTCGTCGACCACGAGAAGCTGAAG GAATTGCTAAGAACAGTAGTTTCCAAGACTGAGGGTTTTGAGGTGTATGAACTGGAGAAGCTTTACGCATTGCTGTGCCAGAGCATTTACAGACATCGGAAAGACTACGATAAGACTGCACTTATTCAG gaaatgaaaaaagaaatcgACAGCTTTACATAA